From Acidicapsa acidisoli, the proteins below share one genomic window:
- a CDS encoding ABC transporter permease, giving the protein MYTFIHEIRFTLRQLRKAPGFAITVLLTLALGIAATTVIFSVVDAVLLRPLPLPEPDRLVSLDTLERPSGSTGVATIRNETSYPNFFDWRSQSKSFSSMASYGSGGLILGADSDSPARHLNAIIVSSGFFTMLGVQPELGRGFTRAEELPGAHVVVLSHNLWQTQFTGDRNILGKTVVLSDVNYTVVGVMPAGFDFPVTNHWSDLWISMARDAEGENPSTQQRGWNGVAVVGRLRPGVTLAQAKSEMDAIQSGLATRYADEDVNETAVSVQPQLQDIVSDVQTPLRILFAAVSCLLLIVCANVAGMLLTRTSQRRSELAIRSALGATRSQILRQLLIESLVLSLAGGAFGIAASSALLKALPSLLPWGLPRAQEITLSGEVLAFAVGLSILTGILFGVLPAWQASRQDPAKALGDSARGGLGGRRHYRLQSTLVVSQTALSLILLVVAGLLLHSFDRILKVDPGFSPQQMLTFRLAISPKRYSHQQKVSLLRQLIPSLKALPGVQSATAAYPMPLTEGDIHISFSIAGRPTTPGNAPSARVSLIEPGYFQTLHIPLKQGRFFLSSEQDEKAPPVVIVNEAFARRFFPGQDPIGQHIRSGLGAGDPPPMREIVGVVGDVKRANLNEPPTPEYYIPLEQAPVVANPVFALRVAGNPDSYANTIRATIAKLDKGVPAYRLQSYEEDLARITAQQRFQALLITAFAAVALLLAALGLYAALSYMVAQRTTELGLRIALGAPRANVLQLMLFRGLKLASLGLIAGLASAAVLSRYVTGLLYAVKPLDFATFAIMTIILLVVSATASILPALRAARLDPIESLRNQ; this is encoded by the coding sequence ATGTACACCTTTATTCACGAGATCCGATTCACGCTTCGCCAGCTTCGCAAGGCTCCCGGCTTCGCTATCACCGTCCTGCTGACGCTCGCTCTGGGCATCGCCGCGACCACTGTCATCTTCAGCGTGGTGGATGCCGTCCTGCTCCGCCCGTTGCCGCTTCCCGAACCAGACCGCCTCGTCTCACTCGACACTCTGGAGCGCCCCTCCGGCTCAACCGGTGTGGCCACCATTCGCAACGAGACCTCCTACCCCAACTTCTTCGACTGGCGCAGCCAAAGCAAGAGCTTCAGTTCCATGGCCAGCTACGGCTCCGGCGGGCTAATCCTCGGTGCAGATAGCGACAGTCCTGCGCGCCATCTCAACGCGATTATCGTCTCCTCAGGCTTCTTCACCATGCTAGGCGTTCAGCCTGAACTAGGCCGCGGTTTCACCCGCGCAGAAGAGTTACCCGGCGCTCACGTCGTCGTTCTCAGCCACAACCTGTGGCAGACCCAGTTCACCGGAGACCGTAATATCCTCGGCAAAACCGTAGTCCTCAGTGACGTCAACTACACCGTCGTCGGAGTCATGCCCGCCGGATTCGACTTCCCCGTCACCAATCACTGGAGCGACCTGTGGATCAGCATGGCTCGCGACGCCGAAGGCGAAAACCCATCAACCCAGCAGCGAGGATGGAACGGGGTCGCCGTCGTTGGCCGTCTTCGCCCCGGCGTCACGCTAGCCCAGGCCAAATCCGAGATGGACGCAATCCAAAGCGGGCTCGCTACGCGCTACGCCGATGAAGACGTCAACGAAACCGCCGTCAGCGTCCAACCTCAATTGCAGGACATCGTCTCCGACGTGCAAACGCCCCTGCGCATTCTCTTCGCCGCCGTTTCCTGTCTTCTGCTCATCGTCTGCGCCAACGTCGCCGGTATGCTGCTTACCCGAACCAGCCAGCGCCGTTCCGAGCTCGCCATCCGCTCCGCACTCGGAGCCACGCGCAGCCAGATTCTGCGTCAGTTGCTCATCGAGTCGCTCGTCCTCTCGCTGGCTGGCGGCGCATTCGGCATAGCCGCGAGCAGCGCCTTGCTCAAAGCTCTCCCATCCCTTCTACCGTGGGGTCTGCCTCGCGCTCAGGAGATCACCCTGAGCGGCGAAGTGCTAGCCTTTGCGGTCGGACTCTCCATCCTCACCGGGATTCTCTTCGGAGTCCTGCCCGCGTGGCAGGCATCCCGGCAAGACCCGGCAAAAGCCCTCGGCGACAGCGCTCGCGGAGGACTCGGAGGCCGTCGGCATTACCGCCTGCAGAGCACTCTCGTCGTCTCTCAGACTGCGCTCAGCCTGATTCTGCTCGTCGTCGCCGGTTTGCTCCTTCACAGCTTCGACCGCATCCTCAAAGTTGATCCCGGTTTCTCGCCGCAGCAGATGCTCACTTTCCGTCTCGCCATCTCGCCCAAGCGCTACTCCCATCAGCAGAAAGTCAGCCTGCTGCGCCAGCTCATCCCGAGTCTGAAAGCGTTGCCCGGCGTTCAATCGGCGACTGCGGCCTATCCCATGCCCCTGACCGAAGGCGACATCCACATCAGTTTCTCCATCGCCGGCCGCCCCACCACGCCCGGCAACGCCCCAAGCGCCCGAGTCAGCCTGATCGAGCCCGGCTATTTTCAGACGCTGCACATTCCCCTTAAACAAGGCAGGTTCTTCCTCTCGTCCGAACAAGACGAGAAAGCCCCGCCCGTAGTCATCGTGAACGAGGCCTTCGCGCGCAGGTTCTTCCCAGGGCAAGACCCTATTGGTCAACATATCCGTTCCGGACTTGGCGCAGGCGACCCTCCGCCGATGCGCGAGATCGTCGGCGTCGTCGGCGATGTCAAGCGCGCCAACCTCAACGAACCGCCAACCCCTGAATACTACATTCCCCTCGAACAAGCCCCGGTCGTCGCCAACCCGGTATTCGCCCTGCGCGTCGCGGGCAACCCCGACAGCTACGCCAATACCATCCGCGCCACCATCGCAAAACTCGACAAAGGCGTGCCAGCCTACCGCCTCCAGAGCTACGAAGAAGATCTGGCTCGCATCACCGCACAGCAGCGCTTCCAGGCGTTGCTGATCACAGCGTTTGCCGCCGTGGCTCTTCTGCTTGCCGCGCTCGGGCTTTACGCCGCCCTAAGCTATATGGTTGCGCAGCGCACCACTGAACTCGGCCTGCGCATCGCACTCGGCGCGCCACGCGCCAACGTGCTTCAACTCATGCTTTTTCGTGGACTGAAACTCGCGAGCCTCGGACTGATCGCAGGCCTGGCTTCGGCGGCAGTGCTTTCACGCTACGTCACAGGCTTGTTGTACGCAGTGAAGCCGCTGGATTTCGCCACTTTCGCGATCATGACCATAATATTGCTCGTCGTGTCGGCCACGGCAAGCATCCTGCCCGCGCTGCGCGCTGCAAGGCTCGATCCCATCGAATCATTGCGCAATCAGTAG
- a CDS encoding ammonium transporter — protein MNLIVCLLCILLSPLAAAGLALIHQGLGRSRSAAHAMLATLCALAVAAIAFVLIGASWAGYAGGAAHSFQSGGAHLNWLGNEALLARNIPLDGSLPSLVLCLQTFSVGLAAVIPLSAGTDRWRLAPICLATAIFAGFIYPVFAHWVWGGGWLSQLATNFGIAPFQDAGGAGVIQVTGGLMALSVAWLLGPRRGKYTEDGMATAIPGHNIVLVLFGCLIALVGWIGLESAASMLVSGIAPESFPGRITGIILNAVLSASAGCLAAVLTTQIRYRKPDASLSANGWIAGLVAGSAASAFISLAAAIFIGAIAGVLTTYLVELFELRLLIDDPGGAISVHAGAGIWGLLAFGVFGTHSTATLGNQILAQWIGVATLVGFMLPLIHASNLLLNRFVPYRVDRDGDWQGMDIRELGAGAYPEFVIHADEFVPR, from the coding sequence ATGAACCTGATCGTCTGCCTTCTCTGCATCCTTCTGTCGCCGCTCGCCGCCGCAGGCCTCGCACTCATCCACCAGGGCCTCGGACGATCCCGCAGCGCCGCTCACGCCATGCTGGCGACTCTCTGCGCCCTCGCAGTCGCAGCCATCGCATTCGTCCTGATCGGAGCATCCTGGGCCGGTTACGCTGGCGGAGCAGCGCATTCGTTTCAATCCGGCGGAGCGCATTTGAACTGGCTCGGAAACGAGGCACTGCTTGCTCGCAACATTCCTCTCGATGGTTCGCTCCCCTCTCTGGTTCTGTGCCTGCAAACCTTCTCGGTCGGGCTTGCTGCCGTCATCCCCCTCAGCGCCGGAACCGATCGCTGGCGTCTCGCGCCGATCTGCCTTGCAACCGCGATATTCGCCGGTTTTATCTACCCTGTCTTTGCACACTGGGTCTGGGGCGGAGGCTGGCTTTCCCAACTGGCAACCAACTTCGGCATCGCGCCCTTTCAGGATGCAGGTGGAGCAGGCGTCATCCAGGTAACGGGCGGTCTGATGGCCCTGTCCGTCGCGTGGCTCCTAGGCCCAAGACGCGGCAAATACACGGAGGACGGTATGGCAACCGCCATTCCCGGCCACAACATTGTCCTCGTCCTCTTCGGCTGCCTGATTGCACTCGTCGGCTGGATCGGCCTCGAATCCGCCGCATCAATGCTGGTTTCCGGCATAGCCCCAGAGTCGTTTCCAGGCCGGATCACAGGCATTATCCTGAACGCCGTACTCTCGGCCTCCGCCGGTTGTCTCGCTGCCGTGCTTACGACTCAGATCCGCTATCGAAAGCCTGATGCCTCCCTGAGCGCCAACGGCTGGATCGCCGGCCTGGTCGCAGGCAGCGCCGCATCGGCGTTCATCTCTCTCGCCGCGGCAATCTTCATTGGCGCAATTGCGGGCGTCCTGACCACATATCTCGTAGAGCTATTCGAACTGCGGCTGCTCATCGACGATCCAGGCGGAGCAATCTCCGTTCATGCCGGGGCTGGCATCTGGGGGCTGCTTGCCTTCGGAGTCTTCGGAACACACTCCACAGCAACACTTGGCAATCAGATACTCGCGCAATGGATCGGAGTGGCGACCCTGGTGGGCTTCATGCTGCCCCTTATTCACGCGTCCAATCTGCTCTTGAATCGCTTCGTACCCTACCGCGTGGATCGCGACGGCGATTGGCAAGGCATGGACATTCGAGAACTCGGCGCAGGCGCATACCCCGAATTCGTAATCCACGCCGACGAATTCGTGCCACGCTGA
- a CDS encoding serine/threonine protein kinase, translating into MIAPNLAIQPGDQLDHYQIDSIVATSGMATVFRARDLNTGQQVAIKVPHPEIESDPALYDRFQREEEIGKKIDHPGVMKVFANPDRTQVYMVMEWIEGRLLRQIMNEEKKLPIERAVKLTIRICDALEHIHANGVVHRDLKPENIMVDAEDNIRLIDFGIAGNAGSRRLTFANFSKNMGTPDYISPEQVRGKRGDARSDVYSMGVMLYEMLTGKVPFSGANAFAVMNDRLVNQPVPPRNLEPSITPQLQEILYRALEREPKNRYHSAREFAHDLAHQDEVGVTARVDEANWQKRQSPERRRLLMYAMLAMLPVAIFVLLYLVARHH; encoded by the coding sequence ATGATCGCTCCGAATCTTGCCATCCAACCCGGCGATCAACTTGACCATTATCAGATTGACAGCATCGTCGCCACGAGCGGCATGGCCACGGTTTTTCGCGCGCGCGATTTGAATACCGGACAACAGGTTGCGATCAAGGTTCCGCATCCGGAGATTGAAAGTGATCCCGCGCTTTATGACAGGTTCCAGCGCGAGGAAGAGATTGGCAAGAAGATCGATCATCCCGGCGTGATGAAGGTCTTTGCGAATCCTGACCGCACGCAAGTGTACATGGTGATGGAGTGGATCGAAGGCCGGTTGTTGCGGCAGATTATGAACGAGGAAAAGAAGCTGCCGATAGAGCGCGCTGTCAAGCTTACGATTCGCATCTGTGATGCGCTGGAGCATATCCACGCGAATGGAGTGGTGCATCGCGACCTGAAGCCGGAAAACATCATGGTGGATGCGGAAGACAATATTCGGCTGATCGACTTTGGTATTGCCGGCAATGCGGGTTCGCGGCGGCTTACATTTGCCAACTTCTCGAAGAATATGGGCACGCCGGATTACATCTCTCCCGAGCAGGTGCGGGGCAAGCGCGGCGATGCGCGCAGTGATGTCTATTCCATGGGCGTGATGCTCTACGAGATGCTTACCGGCAAGGTCCCGTTTTCCGGAGCGAATGCTTTTGCGGTGATGAATGACCGGCTGGTGAATCAGCCGGTCCCGCCGCGCAATCTTGAGCCTTCGATTACGCCGCAGCTTCAGGAGATTCTCTATCGCGCACTGGAGCGTGAACCGAAGAATCGTTATCACAGCGCGCGTGAGTTTGCCCACGACCTTGCGCATCAGGACGAGGTAGGCGTGACGGCTCGCGTCGACGAAGCGAATTGGCAGAAGCGGCAGTCTCCGGAGCGAAGACGACTGCTGATGTATGCGATGCTGGCGATGCTGCCGGTGGCGATTTTTGTGCTGTTGTACCTAGTCGCGCGGCACCACTAG
- a CDS encoding PP2C family protein-serine/threonine phosphatase: MLEIEFAELSDCGLSREHNEDFLGHVVPSSPAQVQSQGWLFALADGVGGQDSGEVASRMAIDTVVAGFRKIPKGIMHVSLLPRLVQEANAAVYDAGHAGSAHTSAQGSGHGSRMATTLVACALRFDSAVISHVGDSRCYLFRNGVGVQLTRDHTMAAEQFRLGILTEAEASAGEHRHILTRCLGNELFVAADTQTVNIMPGDVILLCSDGLHGCVPDARMQQLVNSTSDLETAIERLVAAANDAGGHDNISVQLIRVRSVERMGLYRGRPYRLL; encoded by the coding sequence ATGCTAGAGATCGAATTTGCCGAGTTGTCGGACTGTGGCCTGAGTCGCGAACACAACGAGGATTTTCTCGGACATGTCGTGCCGTCTTCGCCTGCCCAGGTGCAGTCGCAGGGATGGCTTTTCGCGCTTGCGGATGGTGTGGGCGGCCAGGATAGTGGGGAAGTTGCTTCTCGCATGGCTATCGATACCGTGGTTGCCGGGTTCCGGAAGATTCCCAAAGGCATCATGCATGTATCGCTACTGCCGCGCCTCGTCCAGGAAGCGAATGCTGCGGTCTATGACGCGGGTCATGCGGGTAGTGCGCACACTTCGGCACAAGGTTCCGGGCATGGTTCGCGCATGGCCACCACGCTTGTAGCATGTGCGCTGCGCTTCGACTCCGCAGTTATTTCGCATGTGGGTGACTCGCGGTGTTATCTCTTTCGCAATGGGGTCGGCGTGCAGTTGACTCGCGACCATACGATGGCCGCAGAGCAGTTCCGCCTGGGGATTCTTACGGAGGCTGAGGCTTCCGCCGGGGAACATCGGCATATTCTTACAAGGTGCTTAGGAAATGAGTTGTTTGTCGCGGCTGATACTCAGACTGTAAACATTATGCCGGGAGATGTAATATTACTTTGCTCAGATGGTCTTCATGGGTGTGTTCCCGATGCAAGGATGCAACAGTTGGTCAACTCGACCTCGGATCTTGAAACAGCGATCGAGCGTCTGGTTGCGGCCGCGAACGATGCTGGCGGCCATGACAACATCAGTGTCCAACTCATTCGTGTTCGCTCGGTCGAGCGCATGGGTCTCTATCGAGGACGGCCCTATCGGCTTTTGTAG
- a CDS encoding APC family permease, giving the protein MAEATTGEMKRTLGLTGLTSNAMALIAPGAFLWLTFLIQATEGATSPSMWWGIVGALLLCLSTAVCYAEMAKLYPGAGSSYYFAEQAFLNREKAWKYARISKFVVGWGSHLYYWIYPGVMVGTTGIVCGYVVGTIWPNFMSASNPGVFFMMAVAVVFSFCIAYIAHRGISSSTVVNMGINVIQIAALLTFAVLALGYRLNHPPGSVAYQFDSTSGEAYTYEFQTTSTMVAGVATDTIVRDANGVPVPKKDASGNIVPFHISYPERDASGNFLTHPNAASVVSPHNWNWVFVQATVAILILVGFESVTTMGDEAKNAKRDVPIAVITSLLIQGGIFYFFEYFSANFFLNSGYTMQSASGSAAPIGDMMVIVGDALLGPGNGRTFMLIEAATVFLALIGTTLSCMNTGARVTYAMGKDKEVRGHFGLLHDKNLTPHNAIWTLAAISAVIGCLSVALVFADGSAPTDATIASIPAGFWSHVGYTTHDKLAALPNSLLTVTLASNFGTFILYALSCTLCMVAYHKHPKFNVVLHLVVPIFGLLANLACMAFYIIGPFEGFGTPHEPLLALGIAAVWALYGGFYFLTAGKAAGKTPLLQTRTPTA; this is encoded by the coding sequence ATGGCAGAAGCGACGACAGGCGAGATGAAACGCACCTTGGGCCTTACGGGCCTCACCAGCAACGCAATGGCACTGATTGCTCCAGGAGCCTTCCTCTGGCTCACGTTTCTCATTCAAGCCACGGAGGGCGCTACATCCCCATCCATGTGGTGGGGAATTGTGGGTGCTCTGTTGCTTTGTCTATCCACGGCGGTCTGTTATGCGGAGATGGCAAAGCTTTATCCCGGCGCAGGAAGTTCGTATTATTTCGCCGAGCAGGCATTTTTGAATCGTGAAAAGGCATGGAAGTACGCCCGTATATCGAAGTTCGTGGTTGGCTGGGGTTCGCATCTTTACTATTGGATCTATCCAGGCGTGATGGTTGGTACTACGGGGATTGTGTGCGGTTATGTAGTGGGCACAATCTGGCCCAATTTCATGAGCGCCTCTAATCCTGGCGTCTTCTTCATGATGGCCGTTGCGGTCGTCTTCTCCTTCTGTATTGCGTATATTGCTCATCGCGGCATCAGCAGTTCGACGGTGGTCAATATGGGCATCAACGTGATTCAGATTGCCGCGTTGCTCACGTTCGCGGTGCTTGCCCTGGGCTACCGTCTCAATCATCCGCCGGGATCGGTGGCTTATCAGTTCGACTCGACGTCGGGTGAGGCGTACACATACGAATTTCAGACCACTTCAACGATGGTCGCCGGAGTAGCGACCGATACGATCGTGCGAGATGCCAACGGTGTTCCAGTGCCCAAGAAGGACGCGAGCGGGAACATTGTTCCTTTTCATATCAGCTATCCGGAGCGCGACGCTTCGGGGAACTTTCTTACCCATCCGAATGCCGCATCGGTTGTAAGTCCGCATAACTGGAACTGGGTCTTTGTTCAGGCTACGGTGGCGATTCTGATCCTGGTGGGCTTTGAATCCGTGACCACGATGGGCGATGAGGCAAAGAACGCGAAACGAGATGTGCCGATCGCGGTGATTACGTCGCTTCTCATTCAGGGTGGAATCTTCTATTTCTTCGAGTATTTTTCCGCCAACTTCTTCCTCAACAGTGGGTATACGATGCAAAGCGCATCGGGGTCGGCTGCTCCGATCGGCGACATGATGGTGATTGTCGGCGATGCGCTGCTTGGCCCGGGCAACGGACGTACATTCATGCTGATCGAGGCTGCAACGGTCTTCCTCGCGTTGATCGGAACTACGCTCTCCTGCATGAACACAGGCGCGCGTGTTACCTATGCGATGGGCAAGGACAAAGAGGTGCGCGGGCACTTTGGTCTGCTGCACGATAAGAACCTGACTCCGCACAATGCGATCTGGACGCTGGCGGCCATCTCGGCTGTGATCGGCTGCTTGTCCGTGGCTCTCGTCTTTGCGGACGGAAGCGCGCCGACCGATGCTACGATTGCTTCGATTCCTGCGGGGTTCTGGTCACACGTTGGCTACACGACGCATGACAAACTGGCTGCTCTGCCCAACAGTCTGTTGACGGTTACGCTCGCTTCCAACTTCGGCACGTTCATCCTTTACGCGCTGAGCTGCACTCTCTGCATGGTCGCGTATCACAAGCATCCGAAGTTCAATGTCGTTCTTCATCTTGTGGTTCCGATCTTTGGGTTGCTTGCGAATCTGGCTTGCATGGCCTTTTACATCATCGGTCCATTTGAGGGGTTTGGCACACCGCACGAACCTCTACTAGCGCTCGGGATCGCGGCGGTGTGGGCGTTGTACGGCGGCTTCTACTTCCTCACAGCCGGTAAGGCTGCGGGCAAGACTCCGCTGCTGCAGACGCGGACGCCGACAGCTTAA